The following nucleotide sequence is from Apium graveolens cultivar Ventura chromosome 4, ASM990537v1, whole genome shotgun sequence.
TGCTACATGATGCAGGTGTTTTGGACCAGGTAGTTGCTCATCACAACGGGTAACATGGGCGAGAGAACTAGTAGACGAAGAAGCAGAGGAGTTTCTGATGCACAGTTTCATCGATCCAAATCCCGAAAGACCATGGTTAGCCCAGAGAATGGCCTTGAAAATACCATATGCTGCTTAAATTTTGTTCCTTGCAACTCTACCACTGGAGTGGCTAAATGGTTCccacttttttttttttttttgcgaAATAGGTTTCCACTTTTACTCCCATGACTTGAAAAAATGAGATAAAATGTACCAAATAGATGGCTTATGTATAACAACCTAAGCTTGTAACATGTACTTATTTGTATGTTCCAAGTGTTCACCACTTCTTCAGCTTATCAGCTGAGGGCATGAAGTCTCTAGCTTTTTAGATGGCTTTGATGTTACAAAGCTGATATATTAATTCCAATTATGTATCGACATTCAACCAGAAACCACTATGTTTAACAATCAAATGTACAATGGGGACTGTTGACTTGCAATTTTTATTTCTTCATTACTCTTTTCTACTTCATTTCAGTTCTCGCCCACAAAATATCGATGAGTTAATGACCCAATTTTTGAGTTAATATGGTCAACTCATAGGTTGAGTGTCCAAATCTTTTATACAATCTGGCctaatttttttgttaaaatctGGTTTAATTTCTAATTGTACCAAACATTTTTCAGTGGCCCAGCAACCACTTGAAAGATGAGTGCTCTTAGTTTGACAAGTAATAAGTTGCCACGCAAGATACAAGGCGCCAAATTAAGATACAAGTATTATCCACTCTCTCTTTCCCTCTACGGCTCTCCCACTACTATCACAGGGACGAGAGATCAATATAGGCTCAAGCAGGTGTGTATGTGCATTATTGTAAACAAAAGATTGTTTACATTATGAACTAATACTTTTAGGCAGGGAATTATGGGTGATATTGCCGCGGTGGGGTCGTGGCAAAAGAGTTCATTGTTGGCTGTAATGGCCGCAAGTAGAGGCTGGCAGCACTATAACTGCATCAGCTGGAGTGAAGCGCACCGTGGACGGACGGTGTTGATGGCGGTGGTAAAGAGcaagaagatgaagatgaagatgaagatggcattgtcAGATGTTTCTGCTTCAACTTCTACTTACTCTTCAACAATTTCTACAAACATCCCGCTTTATGAACATCCTGGGGTAATGTATCCAGCCCCCTTCATTTTCTTGCTTTCATCTtctatatttttatataattagcTATATACCTGATTTGAACGTATGACTTAGCAGTTTCAAATTTACAAATTAGGGACACAACAATGTGAAATTAGAAATACAGTTGTAGTTCCTTAGGGCCCTTTATATCACATTTTGACAGAGTCCAGAATAGTGATATGTTAATTACGTTGGACACAGTGTTAGTTGTCTAGAAAAAATAACATTTATTTTTCTGATGATACGGAAGTCAAAATGTGTTTTTCTATGACTTGCCCATATGGTGTGTCAGTTGTCGCCTACCTCTGATGTGCATAAATGTAAAAATTTAGAGATAACACATTTGTGGGAATGAGTAGTGGATGACAAACATTACAAAAATATGTGCATTGTGCAACACCTCACATTTCAAATGTCTATTTCGTATACGCGTCATTTAATAGCGTATTTGAAAATGTGAAAGTGAGCTTTGGGCAATTTACATATATTAGCCTGCTTTGATTTGGAGCTAGCAATCCAAACATGAAGAATGTTATAAAAGCATGGACTAACTTGATTGACAGGCTTCTTTTGATCGGTATCTGGAGGATAAGCCTAGAGTATTCAAAGCCATTTTTCCCGACACAAAAAGAAGCCGACGACTGAATGAGGTTTTCTCTACCACCTCCTTTTCTGCCTTCATCATTCTAAAATCTTATCAATGGAATGACAACAAATTTTCAAAGTAATGCAGCAAGTTTTAGCCTTTCCAGATTTGACTGCAATAATTTTTTGCAGGAAGAGTGGAGAATCCATATGTTACCCATACAGTTTCTATATCTAACTGTTGTGCCCGTAGTTGATATTAGACTGAGATGTAAATCCAATGGAAGAGATTACCCAAGTGGAGTTCCTCCTGACATAACTAAAGTCCTTGAACTTGATATTGTAAGTTTACCAACTCCTAACTGTTAATAACTTTT
It contains:
- the LOC141718338 gene encoding uncharacterized protein LOC141718338; this encodes MGDIAAVGSWQKSSLLAVMAASRGWQHYNCISWSEAHRGRTVLMAVVKSKKMKMKMKMALSDVSASTSTYSSTISTNIPLYEHPGASFDRYLEDKPRVFKAIFPDTKRSRRLNEEEWRIHMLPIQFLYLTVVPVVDIRLRCKSNGRDYPSGVPPDITKVLELDILRWELKGLDDVVTPSNFSLSVKGEMYADRRTKPSLKGQLQMSMSFSVPPVLALVPEDIRRGVAESLLQGLIGNMKHKVNGSLIADYSKFKREILE